One stretch of Meriones unguiculatus strain TT.TT164.6M chromosome 7, Bangor_MerUng_6.1, whole genome shotgun sequence DNA includes these proteins:
- the LOC110541266 gene encoding olfactory receptor 5D18-like has protein sequence MSLSDGNNSGAMFTLLGFSDYPELKLPLFLMFLLIYSITVVGNIGMIVIIKINPKLHTPMYFFLSHLSFVDFCYSSIIAPKMLVNLVIIDRTISFVGCLVQFFFFCTFVVTESLLLGVMAYDRFVAICNPLLYTVAMSQRLCAMLVLASYTWGLVCSLILTCSALNLSFRAFNIINHFFCEFSSLLSLSCSDTSVSQLLLFIFATFNEVSTLLIILLSYVLIVVTILKMHSTSGQRKAFSTCASHLTAITIFHGTILFLYCVPNSKNSRQTVKVASVFYTVVIPMLNPLIYSLRNKDVKDTVRKIIDTKVFSS, from the coding sequence ATGTCTCTGTCAGATGGAAATAACAGCGGGGCCATGTTCACCCTCTTGGGCTTCTCAGATTACCCAGAACTCAaactccctctcttcctcatgtTTCTCCTTATTTACAGCATCACCGTGGTGGGGAATATTGGCATGATTGTCATAATCAAGATTAACCCCAAACTGCAcacccccatgtacttcttcctcagcCACCTCTCCTTTGTAGATTTCTGCTATTCCTCCATCATTGCTCCCAAGATGCTGGTAAATTTAGTTATAATAGACAGAACCATATCATTTGTAGGATGCTTAgtgcaattcttttttttctgtacttttgTGGTAACTGAATCTCTTTTATTAGGAGTGATGGCTTATGACAGGTTTGTGGCCATCTGCAACCCTCTGCTCTACACAGTAGCCATGTCCCAGAGGCTCTGTGCCATGCTGGTGTTGGCATCGTATACGTGGGGGTTAGTATGCTCCTTAATACTGACCTGTTCTGCTTTGAATTTATCCTTTCGTGCTTTCAACATCATCAACCACTTTTTCTGTgagttttcctctcttctttcactTTCATGCTCTGACACTTCTGTCAGTCAAttgttgcttttcatttttgcTACTTTTAATGAGGTCAGCACACTCCTTATCATTCTCTTGTCTTATGTGCTCATTGTTGTTACCATTCTGAAGATGCATTCAACCAGTGGCCAGCGCAAAGCCTTCTCCACTTGTGCTTCCCATCTGACAGCCATAACCATCTTCCATGGGACCATACTATTTCTATACTGTGTACCCAACTCCAAGAACTCCAGGCAAACTGTCAAAGTGGCCTCTGTGTTTTACACAGTGGTGATCCCCATGCTGAATCCCCTAATCTACAGTCTGAGAAACAAGGATGTCAAGGACACAGTTAGAAAAATAATAGATACTAAAGTCTTTTCTTCTTAA